In Mucilaginibacter auburnensis, the genomic stretch GGGAATACATCCAATAATAGGGCTCATCATTTAACAATAATGACGAGAAGGACTGAATTAAATTTACAATTAAAATAACTACAAACAGCTGTACGCCTTTGTCTGTAGATTTCGAGAATATATTTGATCCGGGTAAAACAGACATGGTACTGTTTGCAATTAGTTGAATTTCCTGCCAATCGTTTTTTTAACAAAAGATGCTGCCTGATCAAAAAAGCGCCTGTAGTTTTCCATATCAAATATTGGCGAATCAGTTGCTGCCTTATAAGATAAAAACATACCGATAGGAGTGATCAGAAAAATGGCTATCCAGGCTCCAACAATGCCAGACATGTTTCCTTCGTGTGCAGCTTTTTCGCCAATTGTTTTAATTATGTAGAACAGCAAGAAAAATGCTACGGATATCACCACGGGTAAGCCTAAACCGCCTTTGCGTATTATAGCTCCCATAGGCGCGCCTATGAGGAAAAGTGCCAGGCACGATGCAGAGAGTGTAAACTTTACCTGGTATTGCGCAAATGCGCTGCGTTGATCTTTAACCGGCGCGTCAATAGCTGCGACCCGCATTTTTAACATATCAGTTATAGAGCGTGCTTCGTTTTGAGCGTTGGTTATTGCCTGGAGTTGTTCATTTAATGGTTGTTTCTTAAACCAGTCTGATTGATATGCTATTGCTTTTACGCTATCCGTTGTTGGCTTTTTAGGTAAACTTAAGTATTTGATGTAAGGCGTCATCATCGTATAATTAGTCACCTTGATGCTATCAAGCTTACGATCAAGTATTTTGATGGTGTCTTTTAACAAGCGAATGTTCATCATCTGAAAAGCGCTTTTAAAGGCACTTTCGTCGGTACGTTTTATTGACGTTATGCCGCTGAGATCAAGCTTCTGCGCAGTTGAGGTGAACCTTTGGCGGATAAATACCCGGCGGGGCATATATACGCCACTGCCGGAACCCGAATTTTCTTCGTATCTGATACCATCCTTTAGTTCAATGACTAAAAATTTATCATCAAAAGAGCGGTACATCTTACCCTGTTTGGCTATTACCATAAAAGAGGTGTTCTTGGCAGGATCTTTTGAATAAATAGTTAACCCGTAAAGTGTTTGGCCATCAGGGTCTTTGCGTTGTACACGTATGGTGTTATTAGAAAAACTATTGCTGAAAACTCCCTCGGGCAGAAAGTTAGCTGATTTTTGCTCGCGGGCATCGTATAGTAAAGAATAGTACTTTAAATTGGCGATGGGCAGCATATAATCTGAAAAGAGAAAAGCGCTTACGCTGAGGATACAGACCACGATAAAAATAGGATACATAGCGCGTGTGAGCGATATGCCGGCCGATTTTATAGCCACTAATTCATAATTTTCTCCCAGGCTCCCATAGGTCATGATGGAAGAAAGCAAAACAGACAGCGGTAGCGCCATGGCAACGTTAGTGGCAGACGCATAAGCCATTAACTCAAGGATGATGTACCATTGAAAGCCCTTACCAATCAGATCATCAATGTATTTCCATAGAAATAACATCAACAACAAAAACATCACAATCAAAAACGTGCTTAGAAAGGGCCGTATAAATGATTTGAGCAGTAAGAGGTGGATTTTTTTCACAGTGCAAAATTAGAGAAAATTACTCTTTATGCACCTAAAACGCTTATAAGGTACTGAATCTGATTATCCCATATTAATTTTCTCTCGGCCATGGCATCTTCAGTGGCAAAGTCAGTAACAGCGAGTGCTACGTCATTGGTCAATTCATCCTGAACAATTTCCATTTCAAAATAACATTGGGGCTCGTCATCAATAAATTTGAATCTAACCAGTTTGTTTTCGCGGGCGTTAACCAGTTTTGCTTTTTGCTGTTCGCCATCCCAGGTAAAAGTGTACACCTGTTCGCGGATGTTTACATCATCAGCAAACCATTGTGCTAAGCCATTTGGCTCCAGTAAAAAGGTATATAATATGCGTGGCGACGACTTTATTTCGTACTCAATAGTAAATTTTTTCTTTTCAGACATAGGGGTTTATAATTGATGGCCCGGTTTTGTTCGCCACAATGTTAACATTTTTTCTAAAGGAAACGAATTTCTACTATATTTGCAAACCTTTTTTGAGCGTCACACATCGGCGCCAATAATTGGCGGGGTAGCTCAGATGGTTAGAGCGTAGGATTCATAACCCTAAGGTCGGCAGTTCGATCCTGCTCCCCGCTACTTGAAGATGAGCCTTCGGATATTTTCCGAGGGCTTTTATTTTTAACTCAATTAATCAAAAATTTTACAGCGTTGCGCGCAGTTTTTCGCGTGTAATTATTACTTTTGAAGCGTTAAGCAAAATTTAAAACATGAACCCATTTATTTCAAGAAGCTTTTACGGAGTTATTAACTATGTTACCGCCTTAATTTCAATGGCGTCTCCATGGTTATTTGGATTTGCGCATGTAGGTGGCGCATCATTGTTTTTGCCTATAACAATTGGATGGGTGCAATTAATAATGGCTATATTTAGTAACAACAGCCACGGGTTTATCAAAATATTCCCAATGCCTACACATAATGTGCTTGATGCTTTTTCGGGCTTTATTTTAGCTGTGTCTCCATTTTTATATGGCTTTGCTTTTATTGAGAACGGCGTGTTTTTACCACATTTATTAATCGGATTAACTTTCTTAATAGCAGGGGTATTTACACATGGCTCTCCATTTGTAAACGAAGAAGCACATCAGGAAGTAGTTGGTTGGGATAACCACTAAGATAACTTTCAAACAAAATATACAAGGGCTGTCTCATTAAGAGATGGCCTTTTTTGTTTTATACTTTGTCTTTAAACAATCTTGATAGTATCATAGCAAAGCATAATCATCTTCCATAAGCTGTTGAAATGTTCATAAAAATATATTTTCCGCAGTTTGAAACCTTTTACATTTAACAGAGTCTTAACACTAAAATTAAATGATTATCAGACCTTTGTAAAAACCTTTTAACATGCCTTTTGAATATACATCATACCTTGTTGTTGTAGCGTTGCTTGTGTTGGTGGGCGTATTCTATTTAAGTCCGTATGAGCTTAAAGTTAATGAAGACGAAGACGACGAATAATCGTCGCGCCATACTTATTACTTTCTCGGCTCGGGTAATCTTTACCTGCATTGCATTCCTTTCTTTTTTACCTAATGGCAAAGCGTGAAGTAGATATTGTAATTATATCTGATGTGCATTTGGGCACCTACGGCTGTCATGCTAAGGAGTTACTCAAGTATTTAAAAAGCATTAAGCCTAAAATGCTTATTCTGAACGGCGATATAATTGATATATGGCAATTTAGTAAATCGTATTGGCCCGAAACCCACATGAAAGTGGTTAGGCGCATACTGAAGTTTGTTACCGATGGTATTCCGGTGTATTACTTAACCGGTAACCACGACGAGATGTTACGGAAATTTGCAGATATGAACCTCGGCTCCTTTCAATTATTAAATAAACTTCTTTTAAACATTGATGGCAAAAAGGCCTGGATCTTTCATGGGGATGTTTTTGACGTTACCATGCAGCACTCGAAATGGCTGGCTAAGTTGGGCGCTATAGGTTATGATTCGCTTATACTGTTAAATAGTTTTACCAATTGGTTACTTACAGCCATGGGGCGGGAGAAAATGAGTTTCTCAAAGAAGATCAAAGCTAAGTTTAAAGACGCCGTTAAGTTCATCAATCAGTTTGAACAAACTGCTGCAGATCTTGCGGTTAGCAAAGAATATCAATACGTTATTTGTGGACACATACACCAGGCCGAGATCAGGGAAATAAGCGCGACAGATAATCCCGGCAAAGTGCTTTACCTTAATAGTGGCGATTGGGTGGAGAATCTAACCTCATTAGAATATCATAATGGTAAGTGGAACATATTCACGTATACGCCCACAGATTTTGAAGATGATAATGACTTTTCTGATGTTTCTGATACGGAAGATCTTGATGCTAAAATGGATGTTAACCTATTGTTGGAGCGTTTCAGAAAAGAAGCTCATTAATTATTTACAAGGTTTATCATATTTTTCAGGTTACCCTAAACATTTTCTACTTTTAGGGCCACGGAGCGGACACGCGTCAACTCAAAAACAGGTAACGTAATGAAAATATTATTTGCTATACAGGGCACAGGTAACGGGCACATCAGTCGCGCCCGCGAAATTGTACCGCTGTTACAGCAATACGGTGAACTTGACCTTTTGGTAAGCGGTACCGAGGCAGAAGTTTCCCTTTCGCAACCACTTAAGTACCGTTATCACGGTTTTAGTTTCGTTTTTGGTACCAATGGTGGCGTTGATAAGTGGGCTACCTTCAAAATTATGGATCTGCCACAACTTTGGCGAGACATGCGTAACCTGCCGCTTGAACAATATGACCTGATAGTTAATGATTTTGAACCGGTGAGTGCTTGGGCTTGCAAAATGCGGGGCATACCATCTGTTTCATTAAGCCATCAATGCGCTTTTGTCTCAAAAAACACACCTCGCCCTCGTAAATGGCATTACGGAGAATGGTTGTTCAAGCATTACTCACCAACTACCCATCACATAGGTTTTCACTTTGAGCGGTATGATAATTTTATACATACGCCTGTTATACGTAGTGGCATCCGCAGCATGGCAACAAGCAACCAAGGCCACTACACAGTTTATTTGCCCGCTTATGATGATAAGAAGCTGGCACAGCATCTATGCAAGGTAAAGAATACCCAGTGGCATATTTTTTCAAAGCGGCAAAAAACGCCTTATCAGTTAGATAACGTTAATATTTTTCCGGTAAGCAACGAAGCGTTCAATGCCAGTTTGGCATCGTGCGAAGGATTGTTAACGGGCGGTGGATTTGAAGGCCCGGCCGAAGCGCTTTTTCTTCAGAAGAAGGTAATGATGATACCAATGCAAGGCCAGTATGAGCAAAAATGTAACGCATTAGCTGCATCACGCCTCGGTGTCCCAGTAGTTCCTGCAATAGGGAATAAATTTGCGGAACACGTAGCAAAATGGGTGCATCAAGATGAGCGTGTATTTGTAAACTTTCCTGACGAGACTGCCCAGATAGTTGATGGTATGGTAAAGCGTTACAGCAGACGGTAATATTCGCACCGTTCGTACCAAACTCTAATCATCAAATAGAAATCTCTAAAAAATGCGCTAATATTGCGGCATGATCAATCTGTTCAGAACATATAACCCGCTTAATGCAATATGGCTGGCGGTTTTATTGATCATTTTACGCCTGGGCTATATTATTGATGCCCCTGATCAGATCCAGTTTATATTTGTAGAGCCCTTTGCACGGCTACTTATCCCCGCTGATTATGAGTTTGCGCTATCGCCAATGATGAATATATCGCTGGCAGGAGTGCTTGTTTTTCTACAGGCGCTATGGTTCAATTCAATGGTTAACAGCTTTAATCTTCTTGGCAAACCCACCTTTTTACCTGCTTTGATGTATGTTGTACTTAGCGCTTTGTTTGTTCCTTTTTTAACATTAAGCGCACCGCTTATTTGTAATTTCCTGATATTAGCAATGCTTCAGAAGCTATTTGCCACTTACAAAATTCCCGACGCGAAATCTGTTGCTTATGATCTGGGAATGATTGTAGCGCTTGGTGCATTAATTTACCTGCCATTTATTTTTATGTTTATTATAATATGGGCAGGTTTGGTGGTTTTCCGCCCGTTTAATTGGCGTGAGTGGGCAGCAGCCGTTATAGGCTTTGCCACTATATTCTTTTTTTTAGCGGTTATTTATTATCTTACAGATAGGCTACCATTATTTGTAAAAATATGGCTTCCGCTCGCATCTGCTTTCCCAACCACTATTCACATAAGTTCATACAACTACCTGGTGTTAGTGCCGGTAGCTGTAATATTGCTGCTCTGCTTTTTAAAGGTTAGTCAGTTGTTTTTTAGGAGCTATGTGCAAACCCGAAAATCCTTTCAACTTTTGCTGGTGCTTACCATTGTTGCAGGGTTATCATTTTATATCAAAAAAGAGTTTCATCTGGAACATTTTTTATTGTGCGCCCTGCCTTTGGCGATTTTTTTCTCCTATTACTTTTTATATGCATCCAAGCGCTGGTTTTACGAAAGTTTATTTGTTTTACTGGTTGCAAGCATCATTTATTTCCAGTTTAACACTTTTTAACTTTTATATGCGTTCAAATTTGAGCGGTTATATTAGTTTTGTAGCATGAAGTTTGGCGTAGTTATATTCCCCGGTTCCAATTGCGATGAAGATATCATCCATGTGTTAGAAAAAATAATGGGTCAGCAGGTGGTTCGCCTGTGGCATAAAGATCATGATCTTCAAGGTTCTGATTTTATTATTTTGCCGGGAGGCTTTTCATTTGGTGATTACCTGCGCTCAGGTGCTATAGCCCGTTTTTCACCAATTATGCAAGAAGTTATTCAATTTGCTGCTAAAGGTGGCAGGGTAATGGGAATTTGCAACGGTTTCCAAATTTTGACCGAAGCAGGGTTATTACCTGGCGCTTTGCTTCATAATGAGCACCGTAAGTTTATTTGCCGCAATACTTATATAAAACCTCAAACTGCCAATGCGTTGGTTACTGCGCAAATTGATCAGCAACGAGCACTTAAAATACCTATAGCGCATGGTGAAGGGAATTATTTTGCCGATGCGGATTTACTTAAAAAACTGAATGATAATGATCAGGTATTGTTCAGGTATTGTGATGAAGCAGGTAATATAACTACCGATGCTAATCCTAATGGTTCAGTTGAAAATATTGCAGGTGTTTGTAACTCTGAGCGTAACGTGTTTGGCTTTATGCCTCACCCTGAGCGTGCAGCCGATAGCTTACTGGCTAACGAAGATGGGTTAGCCATATTTGAATCTATCGTGTCAATAGCACGTGCCTAATGGCCAACCTGGTTATTGATATTGGCAATACACAAACTAAACTTGCTGTGTTCAGCCATAATGAAATGATCGATAGCCAGCGTTACCAATACATTGACACTAACGCAATTTCTACTGTTTTAAAAAAGTACCGCATAGATAAGGCCATTGTTTCCTCTGTAAAAAGAGGGCCGCAAGACTGGGAAAATGATTTAAAGGGCCAGGTAAAGGTGTATAGCTTTGATTCCGACTTTGTAAAAAGTATTCACAATCATTATCGTACACCGCAAACATTAGGTGCAGATAGATTGGCAGCGGTGGTTGGAGCACATAACTTATACCCCAAAACTGATAACCTGATTATTGACGGTGGTACTTGTATAACATATGATTGGGTTGATGCCGGAGGGAATTATTTCGGAGGCAGCATATCGCCGGGCTTAAATATGCGTTATAAAGCGCTGAACCATTACACCGGAGCTTTGCCTTTGCTTAACGAAAATAAAGAATTCAACAGTAGTTATGGCGACGATACTGCAACTGCAATAACATCTGGCGTACAAAACGGAATAAAGTATGAACTGGTTGGCTTTATAGACAGTTATTCTAAGCCAGACCAAAAAATGAATATTATACTAACAGGCGGCGATAATGTTTTTTTTGATACGCTATTGAAAAATAGCATCTTTGCCCCCTATATAAAAAAAGAACCTAACCTGGTTTTAAAAGGTTTAAACGCAGCCATTGAGCATAATGACTAAATACATAAAATTTTTATTACTGTTTTTACTTGCGGGTATAATGCTTGATGCAAGTGCACAGTCAACAGCTACCACCAGTTCGCCGTACTCACGTTATGGCATTGGCGATTTAAACCCCGGTGTGTTACCACAAAACATGGCTATGGGCGGTATTGCAACAGCAATTGATCGCATTAATGGCTATAGCCAGGTAAACCCGCTCAACCCGGCATCGTATTCGGCAATAGGTTTAACCACAATTGATGTTGGTTTATACGCAAGCATATTTTCCCTTAATCAAACCGGGCAAACCTCACAGCGAGATGCTAACTTCCGTTTAAGTCATTTAGCTTTTGGTATTCCAATATCGCGTGGCTCGGCATTAGCTTTTGGTTTAATGCCTTACAGTGAGGTTGGATATAACTATACCAGAACGCTTAACCGCGGTTTTAATTCAACACCGGCGTCTCCTGCAGATACCAATTTAACCAATTTAAGTTACCGTGGTGAAGGAGGCCTGTCTAAAGCATTTTTAGGTTACGGTTTTACCATTGCCCGTAATTTAAAGCTGGGTGCTAACATATCATACATCTTTGGTAATTTAAAGCAACTTAATATAACAGAGTTTCCTAACCTGTACGGCGTTTTAAATTCCCGGGACGAGAAAAGTTATTCTGTTGGTGGAGTTAACTATGATTATGGCGCGCAATATCAGTGGAACCTTTCACTTACCCGCCGCATAATTTTTGGCTACTCGGCTCAGGCTCAATCTGCTCTTAATTCTCAAAAAAGCCATATTGTTAGCCACTACAGAACCGACGGATCAGGCAACGAAAGTTTGCCAACCGATTCGATCATAAATATACAGGGCGCTAAAACTAAATTGCAGTTACCAAATGTTCATCATTTTGGCATATCTTATCAGCGTGACCAGAAGTTTTTGGTTGGTGTTGATTACACCATGGGTAACTGGTCTGCATTGACCATAGATGGTGCTAATGCAGGTATGTCAAACAGCAAAACGCTTAATTTAGGCGGACAGATAACGCCTAATGCTAACTCTATTAACAGTTATTGGGCTACTGTAGACTATCGTGCGGGATTAATACTTGATCAAACCTACTTTAACGTAAATAATGTAACCGGTGGCGGACAAACTAATATAAAATCTTACGCTGCCACCTTTGGCTTTGGTTTGCCTTTGCGCGCTGTTAACGGAACAAGTTTCTACAAAATAAATCTGGCTGCCGAAATTGGCCGTCGCGGTACCCTTACAAACGGACTGGTACAGGAAAATTATTTCAAAATACGTATTGGCTTTACACTTAACGACAGGTGGTTCCAACGTTATAAATTTGACTAATTGTTATGCAATCTCATTTCCCAAAATCTTTATGGCGTAGGTTTTTGCCTGTATTGACTTTGGGTGTGCTAAGTATTGCTGCCTGCGAGAATGACCTGGATGTAATCAAAAAAATAGCCAACATGAACTCTGGTTTGGCTATTGATACTACACGTGGGGTAGATGTTATTTACAGCGACTCTGCAATAGTAAAAGGTAGATTGCAAACCCCCTTACTGATAAAATACTCTGTAGAAAAACCTTACGATATAATGCCTGATGGTGTTAAGGTGATTTTTTTTGATAAGAATGGCAAGGAAGAAGGTACAATTGTAGCGGATTCGGCTGTTCAGTTAGAGAATGAAAGCATTACCAAGTTTTACAAAAATGTTGTGGCAACAACTGTTAAAGGCGACACATTTAAATCTGACGAGTTGATATGGGATCAGCCCAAAAAGATAATTTACTCCAATAAACCTGTTGAGATACATACTGCCGATGGTAACGTATTTAACGGCGTTAGTTTTAAAAGCGACGATAAGTTGGAGAACCCCGAAATACAGTCTGGTACAGGTGCAGGATATGTATCAGAAAATCCGATGCAATAGCCTTATTTTGAGATGAAAAAATGTATTATATAATTTTACCAAAAATTGTATCTTGCGCCCTCTTTTTATAGAAGTAAGTTAAAAAAAATATTATAGATCAATATGGGTATAATGGGTTATCTGCGCGAGCGGATGGGCAAAATAGTAGCAGGTGTAATAGGTATATCACTGATAGCGTTTGTTATAACCGAAGTAGTACAATCGGGCGGCTCTTTTTTTAGAGACGATAACAGTACAATAGGTGAAGTATACGGTGAGAAAATACCTTACCAGGAATTTAATGAAACTGTTGAGCAAAACAGCAATCAGTTTAAAGAGCAATCGGGTGGTGCGCTTTCTCCGCAAATAACTGCATACATACAGGAAAACACCTGGAACCAGATGCTAAGCAAAGCTATGATAAGCCATGAGGCTGATGCTGTTGGTTTACAGGTAACAGGCGATGAGTCGCAAGCCATGATCAGCGGTAGCAATCCAAGCCCTGAGATTGTTCGTGCTTTCACCAACCCTCAAACCGGACAGTTTGATCGCGCCAGCTTAACTTCAACAATCAGTAAATTGCGTGTTACTCCTGATGTTGATCCTCAAAAACAAAGATGGAAAAAGTTTGTGCAGGAACTGGTAGAGAACAAACTTGCCGAAAAATACATGACCGGTATTACTAACGGTTTATACGTAAACTCTTTAGAGGCAAAAGATGATTATGAGGCAAAAAACAAATTAGCTAACTTTAAATACGCTGTTTTAGATTACCAAAGTGTTCAGGATAGTAAGGTTACTTTAACTGATGCCGATTACAGCAGCTATTATGAAGAGCATAAAAACGAGTTTAAAAACCAGCAGGAAACACGCGGCATTGAGTTTGTAACTTTTAATGGTGCTCCATCTAAAGCTGACTCTGCTGCAGTTAAAGCTTCAATTGAGAAATTAAAGCCTGAGTTCAGTGCTTCAACTAACGATTCTCTTTTCGTTCAGATCAATTCTGAAACCAAGCAACCATTTGCTTACAGAAAGAAAGGCGAACTGGGTAGCGGCCTTGACTCGGTAATGTTCAACGCGGCACCAGGCTTTGTTTATGGTCCGTATACTGAAAATGGTCATTACGCTTTGGCAAAATTGATTGACTCAAGAGTTGGTCCGGATTCTGTAACTGCTAAGCACATACTTTTAGCACCAGGCGACGGAATTAAAAAGGCAGATTCATTAAAGGCGTTAATTCAGGGAGGTAAATCATTTGCAGAAATGGCAAAGATGTACTCTATGGATCAAGGCTCTGCAGCTAAAGGCGGAGATGTTGGAACATTTGCACGTGGTGCAATGGTACCGGCTTTTGAAGACGCGGCATTTAATGGCAAACCCGGCGATTATAAAATAGTGACCTCACAATTTGGTGTTCATTTAATTTATATTGTTGCTCAAAAGGGCTCGTCAAAAGTTGTTAAGGTTGCGGTGGTTGACAAACCATTAAATGCAAGCAGCGAGACCCAATCTGCTGCTTACAGCAAAGCGCAACAATTCCTGATCAATGTTAATGACGGCGATTTTAATGCGCAGGCTAAAAAGGCAGGCTTAGAAGTTAAAAATGCTGATGATGTTACCGGCTCTGCTGCTTCTCTTCCTGGCTTGGAAAGTGCGCGCGAACTGGTACGTTGGGCATTCAATGCTGAAAAAGGCGATGTTTACGATCAGGTTTATACATCTGGCGATCAATATGTGGTTGCACGGTTAACCGCTATAAAACCTCAAGGCATATTACCGCTTGACGCAGTTAAAAAACAAATTGAGCCGATGGTAAGAGTTCAGGTTAAAGCTAAAATGCTTACCGACAAATTTAACGGTGCTTTAAGCGGTGCTGCTACTATAGAACAAGCAGCTCAAAAAGCTGGTGCAACCGTAAATGCTGTTCAAAATATAGTTCTGGCTAACCCGGTTATTCCAGGTGTAGGTGCAGGTCCGGAGTACAAGTTGATCGGAACCATCTTCGGTTCGCAGGTTAATAAACTGTCAAAACCTGTTCAAGGTCAGCAGGGTGTATTTATTTTCTCTGTTAACAGTTTTGTTAATCCTGCTGCTTTAGCAAATAACATAACACAAAAACAACAGTTGTTGCAAGGCTTGGTTCAACGTTCGCAAGGTGAAGCCCTTGAAGCGCTGAAAAATAAGGCCAATGTAAAAGATTACAGAGCACGCCTGTTATAGTATTATTTTAAAGTAATTTTGCATCCGGGAACGTTTTATGCGTTTCCGGATTTTTTGTTTAAAGAGAAATGGATATACAGGAAAATATTGTAAATAAAGTTGCTCAAAGCGGGCTGGCTACCTTGGATCCGGCCGACTTTTATACTCCAGGCGAACGTGTGGTATATGATATAAAAGATAATCTTTTTCACGGGCTTATATTGCGTGAGAAGGACTTTAGAGATTTTGTTAAGGGACACGATTGGAGCCAATACCAGGATAAAAACGTAGCTATAACCTGTACCGCCGATGCTATTGTACCGGCATGGGCTTATCTGCTTTTGGCCAACCGTATGGCACCTTATGCCAAAGATGTAGTATTTGGCGACGCAGAGGTTTTAGAAACGGTTTTATTTGTAAAAGCTATACAAAGCCTTGACCCCGAAAAATATCGGGATCAACGGTTGGTTATAAAAGGTTGTGGTGATGTTGATATCCCTGTTTCAGCTTACGTAGAATTAGGCAAAAAGCTAACACCTGTAGTTAAAAGCCTTATGTTTGGCGAGCCTTGTTCAACGGTGCCTATTTATAAGCGAAAAGACTGATTGGGTGGGCTCTGAACTCAAAATATTAAACTATTAAGCGTATTTATGGTCTTAATAACAAACGGCAATTAAACGCCTGGTTTGAAAAACATCAATGATGAAAAGATACATTATTACCATAATACTTTTTGCAAGCTGTTATACGCTTGCCTTAGCGCAGGAACTTAAAGCTACAAGCGAGCCTGTTTTTAAACCGGGGGAG encodes the following:
- a CDS encoding LptF/LptG family permease, whose amino-acid sequence is MKKIHLLLLKSFIRPFLSTFLIVMFLLLMLFLWKYIDDLIGKGFQWYIILELMAYASATNVAMALPLSVLLSSIMTYGSLGENYELVAIKSAGISLTRAMYPIFIVVCILSVSAFLFSDYMLPIANLKYYSLLYDAREQKSANFLPEGVFSNSFSNNTIRVQRKDPDGQTLYGLTIYSKDPAKNTSFMVIAKQGKMYRSFDDKFLVIELKDGIRYEENSGSGSGVYMPRRVFIRQRFTSTAQKLDLSGITSIKRTDESAFKSAFQMMNIRLLKDTIKILDRKLDSIKVTNYTMMTPYIKYLSLPKKPTTDSVKAIAYQSDWFKKQPLNEQLQAITNAQNEARSITDMLKMRVAAIDAPVKDQRSAFAQYQVKFTLSASCLALFLIGAPMGAIIRKGGLGLPVVISVAFFLLFYIIKTIGEKAAHEGNMSGIVGAWIAIFLITPIGMFLSYKAATDSPIFDMENYRRFFDQAASFVKKTIGRKFN
- a CDS encoding START-like domain-containing protein, whose amino-acid sequence is MSEKKKFTIEYEIKSSPRILYTFLLEPNGLAQWFADDVNIREQVYTFTWDGEQQKAKLVNARENKLVRFKFIDDEPQCYFEMEIVQDELTNDVALAVTDFATEDAMAERKLIWDNQIQYLISVLGA
- a CDS encoding SPW repeat domain-containing protein, with product MNPFISRSFYGVINYVTALISMASPWLFGFAHVGGASLFLPITIGWVQLIMAIFSNNSHGFIKIFPMPTHNVLDAFSGFILAVSPFLYGFAFIENGVFLPHLLIGLTFLIAGVFTHGSPFVNEEAHQEVVGWDNH
- a CDS encoding UDP-2,3-diacylglucosamine diphosphatase; amino-acid sequence: MAKREVDIVIISDVHLGTYGCHAKELLKYLKSIKPKMLILNGDIIDIWQFSKSYWPETHMKVVRRILKFVTDGIPVYYLTGNHDEMLRKFADMNLGSFQLLNKLLLNIDGKKAWIFHGDVFDVTMQHSKWLAKLGAIGYDSLILLNSFTNWLLTAMGREKMSFSKKIKAKFKDAVKFINQFEQTAADLAVSKEYQYVICGHIHQAEIREISATDNPGKVLYLNSGDWVENLTSLEYHNGKWNIFTYTPTDFEDDNDFSDVSDTEDLDAKMDVNLLLERFRKEAH
- a CDS encoding glycosyltransferase family protein is translated as MKILFAIQGTGNGHISRAREIVPLLQQYGELDLLVSGTEAEVSLSQPLKYRYHGFSFVFGTNGGVDKWATFKIMDLPQLWRDMRNLPLEQYDLIVNDFEPVSAWACKMRGIPSVSLSHQCAFVSKNTPRPRKWHYGEWLFKHYSPTTHHIGFHFERYDNFIHTPVIRSGIRSMATSNQGHYTVYLPAYDDKKLAQHLCKVKNTQWHIFSKRQKTPYQLDNVNIFPVSNEAFNASLASCEGLLTGGGFEGPAEALFLQKKVMMIPMQGQYEQKCNALAASRLGVPVVPAIGNKFAEHVAKWVHQDERVFVNFPDETAQIVDGMVKRYSRR
- a CDS encoding DUF6427 family protein; this encodes MINLFRTYNPLNAIWLAVLLIILRLGYIIDAPDQIQFIFVEPFARLLIPADYEFALSPMMNISLAGVLVFLQALWFNSMVNSFNLLGKPTFLPALMYVVLSALFVPFLTLSAPLICNFLILAMLQKLFATYKIPDAKSVAYDLGMIVALGALIYLPFIFMFIIIWAGLVVFRPFNWREWAAAVIGFATIFFFLAVIYYLTDRLPLFVKIWLPLASAFPTTIHISSYNYLVLVPVAVILLLCFLKVSQLFFRSYVQTRKSFQLLLVLTIVAGLSFYIKKEFHLEHFLLCALPLAIFFSYYFLYASKRWFYESLFVLLVASIIYFQFNTF
- the purQ gene encoding phosphoribosylformylglycinamidine synthase subunit PurQ, coding for MKFGVVIFPGSNCDEDIIHVLEKIMGQQVVRLWHKDHDLQGSDFIILPGGFSFGDYLRSGAIARFSPIMQEVIQFAAKGGRVMGICNGFQILTEAGLLPGALLHNEHRKFICRNTYIKPQTANALVTAQIDQQRALKIPIAHGEGNYFADADLLKKLNDNDQVLFRYCDEAGNITTDANPNGSVENIAGVCNSERNVFGFMPHPERAADSLLANEDGLAIFESIVSIARA
- a CDS encoding type III pantothenate kinase, which translates into the protein MANLVIDIGNTQTKLAVFSHNEMIDSQRYQYIDTNAISTVLKKYRIDKAIVSSVKRGPQDWENDLKGQVKVYSFDSDFVKSIHNHYRTPQTLGADRLAAVVGAHNLYPKTDNLIIDGGTCITYDWVDAGGNYFGGSISPGLNMRYKALNHYTGALPLLNENKEFNSSYGDDTATAITSGVQNGIKYELVGFIDSYSKPDQKMNIILTGGDNVFFDTLLKNSIFAPYIKKEPNLVLKGLNAAIEHND
- the lptC gene encoding LPS export ABC transporter periplasmic protein LptC; this encodes MQSHFPKSLWRRFLPVLTLGVLSIAACENDLDVIKKIANMNSGLAIDTTRGVDVIYSDSAIVKGRLQTPLLIKYSVEKPYDIMPDGVKVIFFDKNGKEEGTIVADSAVQLENESITKFYKNVVATTVKGDTFKSDELIWDQPKKIIYSNKPVEIHTADGNVFNGVSFKSDDKLENPEIQSGTGAGYVSENPMQ